AGCTCTGCAGCCAGCAAACATGGCAGCTCAGCTCTTCTGAATGGTGCTGTACACGATTTATGTCCtcatgcagagagagagagagagagagagagagagagagagagagagagagagagagagagagagagagagagagagagagagagagagagagagagagagagagagagagagagagagagagagagagagagagagagagagagagagagagagagagagagagagagagagagagagagagagagagagagggagggaggtctGAGGTATTTCTGATGCTACCTCGTCATTCCTGAGAATCTGTCTGAATGCATTATACCACTCAAGAGGATTAAAGCAACCccagtgtgtgcgcgcgcgctcacacacacacacacacacacacacacacacacgagcccaTGTCATTACATAACTACACATGCACTAGCATGAGTACCCCCCACCACACACTTTTATCTTCCCTTTATCATGCAGCATGAGCTCACGCCCCCTACCGACGCTGAAGAGGATGAGATTCTCAGCCTCTTAAGGTGGtaatatgtttatttattcataaaATAACTGAGATTGGAACATAGAAGTAACAGATGAAGGTCATAGTTTTAAATTTCTCTCCATATTTAGAAtgaaacagaaaagcactttaaaATAATCTGAGTAAATTAACTTGACCAGCAGGCCATTCGTTTGTAGCAAAACAGGACATTTGAGTCTATGGAAGACACATTTCTCTGAACTAAATCAGATCATCAATGGGTTGTTTTCAATGCTGAGAGTAAAATGTTAGCATTCATCTGCATTTACTACATTTGAAAAAATTATTGTGAGAAatcaattaaccctttgatgcataatggtcactacagtggacaggtactcaaaattgtaattttatttttttttttgctattaagcagctgttgaagactttattgcatttgagcccctccgttaggacttcagtaagtcaagccaacatctttcctgttcagaatgcacactgcccactgaggtggacgtgtaataaattatttgtaaattattaaatgttacaagaaatatttgttaaaatttgtttcattcacacctaaagacaaatgaaaaaaattgttaaaaaaatcgtgattgaagatttcataattcatgcatcaaagggtcaattttaaaatgacaaaatcacaccaaaacaacaacaaacatgctGCAATATTCAATTGATTTGTGGCTTTTAAACAATTGTGCTTATTGAAGAAGAATTCCTAAAGCTTTTTTCTCATTTGAATTTTTTAACCTGTCTCATATTGGCTAAGCATGAATGTTTCAATAACATGAAAATGAGTTAAAATGTCATtaactgacagacagacagactgtaGACCCTATTCCAGGATTATTCAATTCCAGTCTTGGAAGGCTGGTGCGCAGCATGTTTTAGtgatttctctgctccaacacacttgattcagtggttgaatcacctgtgcagcagctcatcaggctctgcagaagcctgttaactaTCTGttgattgaaaccaggtgtgttgacacagagttcaaactaaaacctgctggacaccagccctccaggcccagatgtGAATACCCCACCCTATTCCTTCATCTCAGCTGTTGTCCGTTCAGTCCTGTTTTTATTCAGCCATCTCTTACCGTAGACATGTATAAATCATAGTAAATAATATATCCTCTGATCAAACTTGTTCCCAACAATGGGGGCATTTGAGTGTTGGAGTGTGTCTTTTAGCTCCTGAGGTGTCTGTTTTTTGAGGAGTGTAATTTTGTGCCCACACGGTTTGCCTAGCCTTGTTGCCATGTGACTGCGCTGCTGTTATAGACCACTGAGGCTAAGCAGAGTTGCTCCTGTGTAATTGAAGCTATTTCTGTTTACTTTCTGCTTAATTTATGACATCTCAATCATTTTAAGTGTAATAAAatgtcataaatgatcactttGCTTCTTTATCATTTCCCCTTTTACAAGTTATGTGATTAAATGTTTTCTATTGCTTGAAATGAAGAACTGAAGTATTTTAATTGAAAGCTTTTTGCCAATATGCTCAGGTGGGGAACTACAAACGTGCTGTCAAGAGATTTGACGACGGCCACCGGCTTTGCAATGACCTCATGGGCTGTCTGCAAGAACGTGCCAAGATAGAGAAAGCCTATGGTGATCAGTTAACTGCATGGTCCAAGAGGTGGAGACAACTCATTGAGAAAGGTTTGGCTTTTATTTTTAGGATAGATCGTTCCAAATAAAGTTTACTTTTGTGAAGCTCTTCATTTGAACTGAAACCGTTTTTGACTCTCAGGTCCGCAATACGGCACTGTGGAGAGAGCCTGGCTGGGTGTGATGACCGAGGCAGAGAAAGTAAGCGAGCTGCACCAAGATGTGAAGAACAACCTGCTGAATGAGGACGTGGAGAAAGTGAAGAACTGGCAGAAGGAGGCGTATCACAAGCAGATGATCGGAGGCTTCAAAGAGGCCAAGGAGGCTGAGGAAGGCTTCAAAAAGGCTCAGAAACCATGGGCCAAAAAGCTCAAGGAGGTGAGCAGGATTAAGTTTTGTCCTTGGTGAATCACTTGAGTTGGTTCAGATGACCCTTAAAGAAACTCTGTTTACAAAAGCAGTACCAACATTTCAACGTCTTTTTAACACAAATAGAGCCAGCGTAACATCCGATGTGACCTATCTATGGAAGGAATTAGACGTGGAGACTCGGACATCTACACAACCAACTCCAGCATCTCAATGCCTGGTGTTTTAAACTGGTATAAATTCCTAATAAAATCAAATGAAGTTGAGTGTGAGGAGTGCAGCAGATTCAGAGACAGAAAATAAAGTGCAACAACTTTATCTTCACTAGGGTCTCAGGGAGTGGGTGCCAATCTCCAGTGGTCATCACAGGAAGTGGGGAATAGTCCAGACAGATCACTAGTCcaccacagagacacacagagagagaaccGGTCTCACCCTCACTCACACAATTTAGGGTCTCCGATTATTCTAACGCACGTTTTTGGCTTGTGGGAGGAAAGCAGAGTTCCTGGTGatcccacacatgcatggagagAGCTGGAAAATTAACCTGTTAaccttctcactgcaaggcaacagcttgaCCGGCGGTGTCAGAAAAGACTTAATCGTTCTAAATCCATTATTTGTTTGAAGTAATGCATGTCACCCTTTGCTTTTCATAACACTGTTCAGCATTAGACTACTGCTGAGAAAGGATGGAGTTAATTGGCAAATGCATGGTTGGATTGTGAAAATAAAATTATAACATGATATTCATTTGTCATCATGTAAATGTTTAGCTCAGTTATGCAAATATAGTAACTTAACTTTTGCAACGGCAATTTTTGTGTTTGCTAGGATCGGTTAGCCACAGCTGTTACTTTGATTTGGGTGGATGTCAGAACTAAATGGCATTAGATGCACCACCAATGATTGCATTCTCACAATTTTTCCTGAAATCTTTGCAGTAGTTCGTGGAATAGTTTGCAAACTGCCTGGGTTGACTCCAACAGTTAATGGTTAAATTTGAGGCAAAGATGTAGTTGGGAAATGACTCTTAGCTATGTCAAAAGCACTGTTTAGCTGAATATCTGGATAGTGTAGTACCTTTGTGTCGGCTAAACTGTGGACATTTTGAAGGAAGTGAGTGATTACTTTCCAAAAGCTTTGTTGAGATCATGAGATTTTTTGTAAATGCCATAGCCTGCATTACAAATTTCAGTTGGTGAATCATTATAAAAAGCTGATGAGGTGTCAGAGCTTACTAAACCACAGGGAACAAGAAACAACACGGAGGGAACCCACTGTAGGTTACAGAAGGTTAAGGGTGATTGTTTTGTTCAGAGTAGTTATGATCTGCTGTGTCTCTTTGGTAATGCCAGATGGAGGCGGCAAAGAAAACATACCATATGGCCTGCAAGGAGGAGAAGCTGGCTGCAGCCAGAGAGGCCAATGGTAAGACCGAGGCCTCTGTCACGCCAGACCAGCAGAAGAAACTTCACGAGAAAGTGGACAAATGCAAACAGGATGCACAGAAGGTAAAGAGATAAGCGCACAAACCAGAACTAGTACTGGAGACTTTGTGCATGAGCTGTAGATCCACCTGTCTGTTTGTCTTCTCAGGCTAAAGAGAAGTACGAGAAGTCTTTGGACGAGCTGAATAAGTGCACTCCTCAGTATATGGAGTGCATGGAGCAGGTGTTTGACCAGTGCCAGCAGCATGAGGTCAGGAGGCTGACCTTCCTCAAGGAGGCCTTGCTGGACATCAAACGCCACCTAAACCTCACCGAGAACCAAAGGTATGCCAGACCTGAGAGAATGGTTTCTttacacatgaccagatttaaacACACGGTTAAGGATTCATAAAAGGGTCACATtccaaatataaataaaaaaattcactaacacttttaaaagtgATTCATTCCTTGTGTTTTGTTTTACTTTCAGCCCAGTTTGCTCCAAAATGATCGCCCTACCTGCAAGCCTCAACCAGGACTGCTAATAACAAATACATGGCTGTATTTGTTATTAGCAGTCAGACTTGCTATGCTACTTTCACACTACTTTGGTTGTGATTGTGTTTTCTGGGCTGCGTTTGATTAGGAACCATTTAAATGGCCAGGAGCAAGACGACTTTCAGACATTACAGCTTTGCCTGCCATCGATTATTTAGTTTAAAAGCTTTTACTGGGTGGTTTACTCTTTCAATTGGGAgttatttttatcatatttttcttTATGTAACTATCTAACATTAGCGTTAACAATAATAACACTCCTTGTCATTTTTTTTCACTGAATGttaatagacataaaattgatctaCTCTTGCTTTTTGATTTTGAAAAACTGTGGTACTACAAACATTGTGATACACCATAAATACTCCAGAGTCTTCAGAAAATTGTGAGACCATTCTCcgcaggtgtggactcgagtcattattctaataacttctgacttgacttgataaaatctataaagacttacgacatgAACAccagtgacttgcgacttgaatcgacttgcatctgttgacttgagcatatttggtaTTTtaccacaaaagtggcacgacacgtACAAAaaccataaatcattcttcgttctgggtgtgatgttttccggctaaatgcagcagcactttgttaaccatcaatttcagttgcactttctgcttgtttgagcaaataaatgaagctttcagaagctttatttctggaatgtatttattatcctcattaaattgaagtttgacaAATGACTTGATTTCGACTTGAAAATGCAAAGTTAAagatttggacttgacttggacttccagatcattgactttggacttgacttggatttggttgtctttgacttggacttgactcgagacttgactggaaagacttgtgacttacttgtgacttgcaaagcagtgacttggtcacacttcTGCAAATCTCTCATTTGACCCACATTTCAATCTCTCCCAGCCTCTGGGTTCTGGTGTCATTTTGGATCCAGATCCTGGTCCCATCTGACCAACTCATTGTCTCTGTCCTCTTTTCCTTTTTCTCAGCTATGCCACAATATACAGAGAGCTGGAGCGCACAATTCTGTCTGCAAACACACAAGAGGACCTGAAGTGGTTCAGCAACAACCATGGCCCAGGGATGCCCATGAACTGGCCTGCATTTGAGGTACAACATTAAAgccttcaaataaaataaacatgtgaattaagaaaaaagagaaagaaattcCTGGTTTGATCTGTTCCTGTTTACACTGTTGACACAAGGAGTACAACCCAGAtcaagctgctgctcctccaaagaAGAAGAGACCAGACGGAGCCCCTCCCACTCCGAGCACTGATCACGTGGCGCCACCTGGTGACCGAAGCAGGTTAGTTCAAGACACACGCTTAAATCTGACCTCTCTCAAATTAGAATTAAAATTTAGTAAGAATAAGGGCAACAAATGCTGGATGTAATTaattcaagttcttgtgacattgaTTCATGACTCAGCTGATTCTGAGTGAATCGGGTGAAATGAATATCATGGAAAAAGTTGTTATTTTTTAGGTTTTTCTGTAAACCGATTGTAAACAATGTGGAGACACATGGAATAACGACAGGATCCCTCTTCAACCCACCACTCGTGGATTTATGTTGTGATTGTCTGAATGTGTGCTTTTATGTTTCCTGAACCTCACTCTTTCCCCTGTCGGGGGCATATGGGGTGGCTGTTTTTCTCCCTCATCCCTCCCCTTCTTTCCTCGATGTCACTTGTTAGCTTTTCTCATCTGCATATATGGGCGTGCCGTGAACAGCTGCTTGCCCACAGTTCAGCCTGATTCTGTTGTgttttttaatgagctgtatgtcAAATCTTGGAGGAGTTGTTCTGAAACTGAAATTTCGATGTGGCGGGATGCTGGCTCAACAACAAGTAAAGAAAAAAACTATGGAAAGTCTTTAATTACTGTTAAAATTAGTAACCAAATGTTGTTTCATATGTTTTGTGGGAGGATTAACATCAGATTTAACCCATCCTATTTTCCTCCCTTCAGTGTAAGCAGCTATGACAAGAACCAAGCCTATTCGGCTGAGTGGTCAGATGACGAGCAGCCCACAACATTCTCAGGCAACGAGAACGGTGGAAACAGGAACTCCTTCGAAGACGATTCCAGCACTGGGAAAGGGGTCCGTGTCCGTGCCCTTTATGACTACGAGGGCCAGGAACAGGACGAGCTGACCTTTAAAGCAGGTAATTATCAATGGGCACACTGGGTGACCTGGGAAAAGGGATTAGAGCTGCATGGTGCAGACTTGGGACGAGGTGGTAAAGTGCAGAGTACGAtgcagataaaaaaataaaccatCCTTCTGTCCTAACGTTCCCTTTCTCTTTAATAAACCATAGTGATGAGTCAGTAATGTCTGCATGGGAAGCAAATTACAAGATGTTAGTGCAGTGGTCTACAAATGGTCATAAATTTTTATAAAAAGCTCTGAGCAACTAAAAAGAAGTTAAACAAAAGAAAGACGTGCATCTTCTCGTCCATTTTGCTTGAACCTGGTTTAGCTACTTTTTTATACCTTTGACATAACAGGTTATAACTAGGGACCAAACATGTTAAAACATGagcaaactgccaatattttgctAATTTGTTCAGTTTAGAAAGCATGAAGCTCCCCTGTTTACCCaataaaaatgatttttattACCTAAACTGTCAGATTGTTTCATGACATTTAATCCAAAACTGTGAAAGATTGTAAGAAAAACCCTTGGTCATCTTCCCAAAGCAAAAGGAGGTGGACAGGGTAATTACAGGATGACCTGTGAAGCTTTCATGCTGTCTGTCCTTTGGTTGAAGCCAATTCTTCCTGTCTCCGTCCACAGATGTCCCTCTCACCTTTGCACTGATAAACCGCTCTAGTTATCATTTGCATCACTTAGATTTTAATCAACAAATGAGTTGCTCACTTTTGCCTTTTCTGCTACTTTTTGACCTTTTTCAGCAACACGTTTTCTTTTTGAGATTTGTGTTACTATTTTTTATGTATATGTATTGGTATAAGGACAGGCATGCATAAAGGGGCCAATTGCACCTGCGCGTCATTATAAATTCTCAGTGAGAGTTGATATGATCCCTCAAACTTGAAGAAA
The sequence above is a segment of the Nothobranchius furzeri strain GRZ-AD chromosome 15, NfurGRZ-RIMD1, whole genome shotgun sequence genome. Coding sequences within it:
- the pacsin1a gene encoding protein kinase C and casein kinase substrate in neurons protein 1a, whose translation is MSGSYDESAGADDTMDSFWEVGNYKRAVKRFDDGHRLCNDLMGCLQERAKIEKAYGDQLTAWSKRWRQLIEKGPQYGTVERAWLGVMTEAEKVSELHQDVKNNLLNEDVEKVKNWQKEAYHKQMIGGFKEAKEAEEGFKKAQKPWAKKLKEMEAAKKTYHMACKEEKLAAAREANGKTEASVTPDQQKKLHEKVDKCKQDAQKAKEKYEKSLDELNKCTPQYMECMEQVFDQCQQHEVRRLTFLKEALLDIKRHLNLTENQSYATIYRELERTILSANTQEDLKWFSNNHGPGMPMNWPAFEEYNPDQAAAPPKKKRPDGAPPTPSTDHVAPPGDRSSVSSYDKNQAYSAEWSDDEQPTTFSGNENGGNRNSFEDDSSTGKGVRVRALYDYEGQEQDELTFKAGDELIKIEDEDEQGWCRGRLDSGQEGLYPANYVEPI